Proteins encoded in a region of the Solanum dulcamara chromosome 9, daSolDulc1.2, whole genome shotgun sequence genome:
- the LOC129903266 gene encoding ABC transporter G family member 3-like, with protein sequence MEEIQSQSDHYRSSSSSASSPASRVPSSNFLYLRKPGSLRQPISFEDSPDWDDTDIEVRVDEGGDSINAATTPASPSLSKLNSGSLPSPPLPDGAVIKRKIAGASIAWKDLTVTIKGKRKYSDKVVKSSNGYALPGTMTVIMGPAKSGKSTLLRALAGRLPDSARMYGEVFVNGTKMCMPYGSYGFVDRETTLIGTLTVREFLYYSALLQLPGFLCQKRSVVEDAIDSMSLGDYANKLIGGHCYMKGLRSGERRRVSIARELVMRPHILFMDEPLYRLDSVSALLMMVTLKKLASTGCTLIFTIYQSSTEVFGLFDRICLLSNGNTLFFGETLACLQHFSNAGFPCPIMQSPSDHFLRAINTEFDRIIAMCKSWQDDHGDLSAVNMDTAVAIRTLEATYKSSADAVALETMIVKLTEKEGPSLKSKGMVGNLTRVAVLTWRSLLIMSREWKYYWLRLILYMLLALCIGTVFSGLGHTLSSVVTRVAAIFVFVSFTSLLSIAGVPAQMKEIKIHACEESNQHSGAFIFLLGQLFASIPFLFLISISSSLVFYFLVGLRDEFSMLMYFVLNFFACLLVNEGLVLTVTSIWQDIFWSILILFSIQVIMMLSAGFLRIRSTLPGPIWMYPISYIAFHTYSIQGLLENEYIETSFAVGQVRTISGNQALQNVYDISADSNSKWKNLLVLFLMAVAYRVLVFVLLKFYVRKNLSVPKLILCNQNTKN encoded by the exons ATGGAAGAAATACAGTCCCAATCGGATCATTACAGGTCTTCGTCTTCTTCAGCAAGTAGTCCGGCGAGTAGGGTACCATCAAGTAATTTCCTCTACTTGAGGAAACCTGGTTCACTTAGACAACCAATTTCATTTGAAGATTCACCTGATTGGGATGACACGGATATCGAAGTCAGAGTGGACGAAGGAGGTGATTCCATCAATGCTGCAACTACACCAGCCTCCCCTTCCCTGTCAAAGCTTAATAGTGGTTCGTTGCCTTCTCCACCTTTACCAGATGGGGCAGTTATTAAAAGGAAAATTGCTGGGGCATCTATTGCCTGGAAAGATTTGACAGTCACAATAAAGGGGAAACGGAAATATTCTGATAAGGTCGTCAAGAGTTCAAATGGTTATGCATTACCTGGTACAATGACTGTAATTATGGGACCTGCCAAGTCAGGGAAATCAACGCTCTTGAGAGCCCTTGCAG GAAGGTTGCCTGATTCAGCCAGAATGTATGGTGAGGTTTTTGTAAATGGGACGAAAATGTGCATGCCTTATGGTTCCTAT GGATTTGTTGACAGAGAAACTACTCTTATTGGAACGTTGACAGTGCGTGAATTCCTCTACTACTCAGCATTGCTTCAGCTTCCTGGTTTTCTTTGTCAGAAAAGGAGTGTGGTGGAGGATGCTATTGATTCTATGTCACTGGGAGATTACGCTAATAAACTTATAGGTGGACACTGCTACATGAAAGGTCTTCGAAGTGGAGAGAGAAGGCGTGTCAGTATTGCCAGGGAACTTGTTATGAGACCACACATTTTATTTATGGATGAACCCCTTTATCGACTTGACAG TGTTTCTGCACTTCTGATGATGGTTACACTGAAGAAACTCGCAAGTACTGGCTGCACTCTGATATTCACCATTTACCAAAGCAGTACTGAAGTTTTTGGCCTTTTTGACCGCATTTGCCTCCTCTCAAATGGAAATACGTTGTTTTTTGGGGAAACTTTGGCTTGCTTGCAG CACTTTTCAAATGCTGGTTTTCCTTGCCCAATCATGCAAAGTCCTTCGGATCATTTCTTGCGTGCCATAAACACAGAGTTTGACAGGATTATCGCGATGTGCAAAAGTTGGCAG GATGACCACGGAGACTTGTCAGCAGTGAACATGGATACTGCTGTTGCTATACGTACCCTTGAAGCAACCTATAAATCGTCGGCAGATGCTGTTGCTCTTGAGACTATGATAGTGAAGCTCACTGAGAAG GAAGGTCCATCTCTCAAAAGCAAGGGAATGGTAGGCAACTTAACACGAGTTGCAGTGTTGACTTGGAGATCCTTATTGATTATGTCAAGGGAGTGGAAATACTATTGGCTTAGGTTGATTCTATATATGCTTCTCGCACTTTGCATTGGTACTGTATTTTCTGGATTGGGGCATACCTTATCATCTGTTGTG ACACGAGTCGCAGcaatttttgtatttgtttcaTTCACCTCTCTATTGAGCATTGCCGGTGTACCTGCACAGATGAAAGAAATTAAG ATACACGCCTGTGAAGAATCAAACCAGCATTCTGGGGCATTTATTTTCCTACTAGGGCAACTCTTTGCCAGCATACCTTTCTTGTTTCTCATCTCCATTTCGTCAAGTCTCGTCTTCTATTTTCTTGTTGGGCTGCGGGATGAGTTCAGCATGCTGATGTATTTCGTGCTGAATTTCTTTGCATGTCTATTGGTAAATGAAGGATTGGTGCTCACCGTTACTTCCATTTGGCAAGACATCTTTTGGAGCATCTTAATTTTGTTCTCCATACAA GTGATAATGATGCTTTCCGCTGGCTTTTTAAGAATCAGAAGTACTTTGCCAGGACCAATATGGATGTACCCCATTTCTTATATAGCTTTTCATACTTACTCTATCCAG GGGCTCTTGGAGAACGAGTACATCGAGACCTCTTTTGCAGTTGGTCAGGTGAGGACCATATCTGGTAATCAGGCTTTGCAAAATGTATACGACATATCTGCTGATAGCAACTCTAAGTGGAAAAATTTGTTAGTATTGTTTCTTATGGCTGTTGCATACAgagttcttgtttttgttttgctCAAGTTTTATGTCAGGAAAAACCTCTCTGTCCCTAAATTAATTCTATGTAACCAAAATACAAAGAATTGA
- the LOC129902365 gene encoding cell division cycle protein 48 homolog gives MAHQAESSDSKNAKKDFSTAILERKKAANRLIVDETVNDDNSVVALHPATMEKLQLFRGDTILIKGKKRKDTVVIALADETCDEPKIRMNKVVRSNLRVRLGDVVSVHQCPDVKYGKRVHILPIDDTIEGLTGDLFDAFLKPYFLEAYRPLRKGDNFLVRGGMRSVEFKVIETDPGEYCVVAPDTEIFCEGEPVKREDEERLDEVGYDDVGGVRKQMAQIRELVELPLRHPQLFKSIGVKPPKGILLYGPPGSGKTLIARAVANETGAFFFCINGPEIMSKLAGESESNLRKAFEEAEKNAPSIIFIDEIDSIAPKREKTHGEVERRIVSQLLTLMDGLKSRAHVIVMGATNRPNSIDPALRRFGRFDREIDIGVPDEVGRLEVLRIHTKNMKLAEEVDLERIAKDTHGYVGADLAALCTEAALQCIREKMDVIDLEDDTIDAEVLNSMAVTNEHFQTALGTSNPSALRETVVEVPNVSWQDIGGLENVKRELQETVQYPVEHPEKFEKFGMSPSKGVLFYGPPGCGKTLLAKAIANECQANFISVKGPELLTMWFGESEANVREIFDKARQSAPCVLFFDELDSIATQRGSSSGDAGGAADRVLNQLLTEMDGMNAKKTVFIIGATNRPDIIDPALLRPGRLDQLIYIPLPDEDSRHQIFKACLRKSPLSKDIDLRALAKHTQGFSGADITEICQRACKYAIRENIEKDIEREKRRQENPDSMDEDVDEVPEIKAAHFEESMKYARRSVSDADIRKYQAFAQTLQQSRGFGTEFRFAEASGGGTAAADPFATSNAAADEDDLYS, from the exons ATGGCTCACCAGGCCGAGTCATCTGACTC aAAAAATGCTAAGAAGGACTTTTCTACGGCGATTTTGGAGCGGAAGAAAGCTGCGAATAGGCTTATTGTAGATGAAACGGTTAACGATGATAACTCCGTTGTCGCTTTACATCCTGCTACTATGGAGAAACTTCAGCTTTTCCGCGGAGATACAATTCTCATCAAG ggaaagaagagaaaggatacaGTTGTCATTGCCCTTGCTGATGAAACATGTGATGAGCCAAAGATTAGGATGAACAAGGTAGTCCGTTCAAATTTGAGGGTTCGTCTCGGAGATGTTGTATCCGTGCACCAGTGTCCAGATGTCAAGTATGGGAAGCGTGTCCACATACTTCCTATTGATGATACAATAGAAGGTCTCACAGGGGATCTGTTTGATGCATTCCTGAAAC CTTACTTTTTGGAGGCATATCGTCCATTGAGGAAGGGGGACAATTTTCTTGTTAGAGGAGGGATGAGAAGTGTGGAATTCAAGGTCATAGAAACTGACCCTGGGGAGTATTGTGTTGTTGCTCCAGACACTGAAATCTTTTGTGAGGGTGAGCCTGTGAAAAGGGAGGATGAGGAGAGACTTGATGAAGTTGGCTATGATGATGTGGGTGGTGTGAGAAAACAGATGGCTCAGATTCGTGAACTGGTGGAACTACCATTGAGGCATCCTCAACTTTTCAAATCTATTGGTGTGAAACCACCCAAGGGAATTTTACTTTATGGACCCCCTGGTTCTGGAAAGACACTGATAGCCAGAGCTGTTGCTAATGAAACAGGTGCATTTTTCTTTTGCATTAATGGACCTGAAATCATGTCCAAATTGGCTGGAGAGAGTGAAAGTAATCTCAGAAAGGCATTTGAAGAGGCTGAAAAGAATGCTCCTTCtatcatatttattgatgaaattgattCAATTGCTCCCAAGCGAGAGAAGACACATGGTGAAGTTGAAAGGAGAATTGTCTCACAACTCTTGACTCTGATGGATGGACTGAAATCTCGCGCTCATGTAATAGTGATGGGAGCTACCAACCGTCCAAACAGCATTGATCCAGCTCTGAGAAGGTTTGGTAGATTTGATAGAGAAATAGACATTGGTGTTCCAGACGAAGTTGGGCGTCTTGAAGTTCTTCGCATTCATACCAAGAATATGAAGCTTGCGGAAGAA GTTGATTTGGAAAGAATTGCGAAAGATACACATGGTTATGTTGGTGCAGATCTTGCCGCTCTTTGCACTGAAGCTGCACTTCAGTGCATTAGGGAGAAGATGGATGTCATTGATCTGGAAGATGACACTATTGATGCTGAGGTGTTGAACTCAATGGCTGTTACAAATGAACACTTCCAAACTGCTCTTGGTACAAGCAATCCGTCTGCATTGCGTGAAACA GTGGTTGAAGTGCCTAATGTCTCATGGCAAGACATTGGAGGCCTTGAAAATGTCAAACGAGAGCTTCAAGAG ACTGTTCAATATCCAGTGGAACACCCAGAGAAGTTTGAGAAGTTCGGTATGTCACCTTCGAAAGGTGTACTTTTCTATGGTCCCCCAGGATGTGGGAAAACTTTACTTGCCAAGGCAATTGCAAATGAATGTCAAGCCAATTTCATCAGTGTCAAAGGACCTGAACTGCTCACCATGTGGTTTGGAGAGAGTGAGGCGAATGTTCGGGAAATTTTCGATAAAGCTAGACAATCTGCACCCTGCGTCCTCTTCTTTGACGAGCTTGACTCTATTGCCACTCAG AGGGGAAGCAGCAGTGGAGATGCTGGAGGAGCAGCTGATCGTGTTCTGAACCAACTTCTGACTGAAATGGATGGCATGAATGCAAAGAAGACTGTTTTTATAATTGGGGCCACAAACAGGCCTGATATAATTGACCCTGCACTTCTGCGACCTGGCCGTCTTGACCAGTTAATTTATATTCCTCTGCCGGATGAAGATTCTCGCCATCAGATTTTCAAGGCATGTCTCAGAAAGTCTCCCTTATCAAAGGATATTGATTTGAGAGCACTCGCCAAACATACTCAGGGATTTAGTGGGGCTGATATCACTGAGATTTGTCAACGAGCCTGCAAATATGCCATAAGGGAGAACATAGAGAAA GATATAGAAAGGGAGAAGAGAAGGCAGGAGAATCCTGATTCGATGGATGAGGATGTTGATGAAGTACCAGAGATCAAGGCCGCTCATTTTGAGGAGTCTATGAAGTATGCACGCCGAAGTGTCAGTGATGCTGATATACGCAAATACCAGGCATTTGCTCAGACATTACAGCAGTCTAGAGGTTTTGGAACAGAATTTCGGTTTGCAGAGGCTAGTGGTGGCGGGACTGCTGCAGCTGATCCATTTGCAACTTCTAATGCTGCAGCTGATGAAGATGACCTATATAGCTGA
- the LOC129903267 gene encoding elongation factor 1-alpha-like, with amino-acid sequence MGKEKVHINIVVIGHVDSGKSTTTGHLIYKLGGIDKRVIERFEKEAAEMNKRSFKYAWVLDKLKAERERGITIDIALWKFETTKYYCTVIDAPGHRDFIKNMITGTSQADCAVLIIDSTTGGFEAGISKDGQTREHALLAFTLGVKQMICCCNKMDATTPKYSKSRYDEIVKEVSSYLKKVGYNPEKIPFVPISGFEGDNMIERSTNLDWYKGPTLLEALDQINEPKRPSDKPLRLPLQDVYKIGGIGTVPVGRVETGVIKPGMVVTFGPTGLTTEVKSVEMHHEALQEALPGDNVGFNVKNVAVKDLKRGYVASNSKDDPAKGAASFTSQVIIMNHPGQIGNGYAPVLDCHTSHIAVKFAEILTKIDRRSGKELEKEPKFLKNGDAGMVKMIPTKPMVVETFSEYPPLGRFAVRDMRQTVAVGVIKSVDKKDPSGAKVTKAAQKKK; translated from the exons ATGGGTAAAGAGAAGGTTCATATCAACATTGTGGTTATTGGCCATGTTGATTCTGGAAAATCGACCACCACTGGTCACTTGATCTACAAGCTAGGTGGTATCGATAAGCGTGTCATTGAGAGGTTTGAGAAAGAAGCTGCTGAGATGAACAAGAGGTCATTTAAGTATGCCTGGGTGCTTGACAAGCTCAAGGCTGAGCGTGAACGTGGTATCACAATCGATATTGCCTTGTGGAAGTTTGAGACCACAAAGTACTACTGTACTGTTATTGATGCTCCTGGTCATAGGGATTTCATCAAGAACATGATTACTGGTACCTCTCAAGCTGATTGTGCTGTCCTGATTATCGACTCCACCACTGGTGGTTTTGAAGCTGGTATCTCTAAGGATGGACAGACTCGTGAGCATGCGTTGCTTGCTTTCACCCTTGGTGTTAAGCAAATGATTTGCTGCTGCAACAAG ATGGATGCTACCACACCTAAGTACTCCAAGTCTAGGTACGATGAAATCGTGAAGGAAGTGTCTTCCTACCTCAAGAAGGTTGGTTACAACCCTGAGAAGATACCCTTCGTCCCCATTTCTGGTTTCGAGGGGGATAATATGATTGAGAGATCGACTAACCTGGACTGGTACAAGGGTCCAACCCTTCTTGAGGCTCTTGACCAGATTAATGAGCCTAAGAGGCCCTCGGACAAACCCCTGCGTCTCCCACTTCAGGATGTCTATAAGATTGGTGGTATTGGAACTGTCCCTGTTGGTCGTGTTGAAACTGGTGTCATCAAGCCTGGTATGGTTGTGACTTTTGGTCCTACTGGTCTGACTACTGAAGTTAAGTCTGTTGAGATGCATCATGAAGCTCTTCAGGAGGCACTTCCTGGTGACAATGTTGGTTTCAACGTCAAGAATGTTGCGGTCAAGGATCTTAAGCGTGGATATGTTGCTTCCAACTCCAAGGATGACCCAGCTAAGGGGGCTGCCAGCTTTACCTCCCAGGTTATAATCATGAACCATCCAGGACAGATTGGGAATGGATATGCCCCAGTGCTGGACTGTCACACCTCCCACATTGCTGTCAAGTTTGCTGAGATTTTGACTAAGATTGACAGGCGTTCTGGTAAGGAACTCGAGAAGGAGCCTAAGTTCTTGAAGAACGGTGACGCTGGTATGGTTAAGATGATTCCTACCAAGCCCATGGTTGTTGAGACATTCTCTGAGTACCCACCATTGGGACGTTTTGCTGTGAGGGACATGCGTCAAACTGTCGCTGTTGGCGTTATAAAGAGTGTTGACAAGAAGGACCCATCTGGGGCCAAGGTCACCAAGGCTGCTCAGAAGAAAAAATGA